The Linepithema humile isolate Giens D197 chromosome 7, Lhum_UNIL_v1.0, whole genome shotgun sequence genome has a window encoding:
- the LOC137001256 gene encoding THAP domain-containing protein 3-like, whose translation MPTVCSVKGCKSSWKKHLRITFHRFPSSNEKYFHYWIAAAGREDLVSFLNARICSLHFTNNDYFNHTKHVGKNFLKPDTFPTQHVHKNIVQLLAKADEINENNNKDLPIINEERTTTNNQNDKERVVTNQNNMFIDEEQTTTNSQNNKEEINQNDMLIDEEQTATNSQNNKEEINQNDMLIDKEQSVFSVISKYINCEKLKVQNKMLQHNITDLEISQEKRLEQQANMFHIIINKNKAE comes from the exons atgcCTACAGTTTGTAGTGTGAAAGGATGCAAAAGTTCTTGGAAGAAACATTTACGTATAACATTTCATAG atttccatcgtcaaatgaaaaatatttccattattgGATTGCGGCTGCTGGAAGAGAGGatttagtttcttttttaaatgcaagAATATGtagtttacattttacaaataatgattattttaatcatacaaAGCATGttggcaaaaattttttaaaacctgATACATTCCCAACTCAacatgtacataaaaatattgtccaaTTGTTAGCTAAAGCAGATGAAATTAACGAAA ataataataaagaccTGCCTATTATTAATGAAGAACGAACAACGACAAACAatcaaaatgataaagaaagaGTAGTGACTAATCAGAATAATATGTTCATTGATGAGGAACAAACAACAACAAAcagtcaaaataataaagaagaaattaatcaaaacGATATGCTCATTGATGAGGAACAAACAGCAACAAAcagtcaaaataataaagaagaaattaatcaaaacGATATGCTTATTGATAAGGAACAAAGTGTTTTTTCTGTGATATCAAAAT atataaatTGTGAGAAgttaaaagtacaaaataaaatgttacaacaCAATATAACAGATTTAGAAATATCACAAGAAAAACGATTAGAACAACAAGCAAACatgtttcatataattattaataaaaacaaagctgaatga
- the LOC105674259 gene encoding acyl-CoA Delta-9 desaturase-like, giving the protein MDNIRKVGLDKKMAPNITSTPTGVLFEGDTITETQLIKEPKEKSKYVRRIIWKNVAIFSFLHLGALFGVYLSFTSVKLATVVFAILLYQCSGFGITAGVHRLWAHRSYKAKWPLQLLLMIFNSIAYQDAAIVWARDHRVHHKYSETDADPHNATRGFFFSHVGWLLVKEHPEVTEKGKEIDLSDLESNPILAFQKKYYVVLAPFLCFVLPTVIPVVCWNETWLNAYFIPTVLRYIFTLNMTWLVNSAAHMFGNKPYDKYIYPSENKGVTIFTLGEGWHNYHHVFPWDYKAAEFGNYSFNFTTAFIDFFARIGWAYDLKSVSEDMVKKRVERMGDGSYEVWG; this is encoded by the exons TCTAGATAAAAAAATGGCTCCGAATATAACCAGCACACCGACGGGAGTACTCTTCGAGGGCGATACTATAACTGAGACGCAACTGATAAAGGAACCGAAAGAAAAATCCAAATACGTCAGGCGTATTATTTGGAAGAATGTGGcaattttctcgtttttaCATCTCGGCGCTCTTTTCGGAGTTTATCTCTCGTTTACATCCGTCAAATTAGCGACCGTTGTTTTCG CAATCTTGTTATATCAATGCAGCGGCTTCGGAATCACAGCCGGAGTTCATAGATTATGGGCACACAGATCTTACAAAGCCAAGTGGCCTCTCCAGCTGCTGCTtatgatttttaatagtatagCGTACCAG GATGCCGCGATCGTTTGGGCTAGAGACCACAGAGTTCACCACAAATACAGCGAAACCGATGCCGATCCGCATAATGCTACGAGGGGTTTCTTTTTCTCGCACGTAGGCTGGCTGCTTGTTAAGGAGCATCCTGAGGTGACGGAAAAAGGCAAGGAAATCGATTTGAGCGACCTCGAGAGCAACCCTATACTGGCATTCCAAAAGAA ATATTATGTCGTGCTGGCGCCATTCTTATGTTTCGTTTTGCCTACTGTCATTCCAGTCGTGTGTTGGAATGAGACGTGGTTGAACGCTTATTTTATTCCCACCGTTTTGCGTTACATTTTCACGTTGAATATGACGTGGCTGGTAAACTCCGCAGCCCATATGTTCGGCAACAAGCCTTACGATAA ATATATCTATCCGTCAGAGAACAAAGGTGTTACGATATTCACCCTCGGCGAGGGTTGGCACAATTACCACCATGTTTTCCCATGGGATTACAAGGCGGCCGAGTTCGGCAATTATAGTTTCAACTTTACGACGGCCTTCATCGACTTCTTCGCGAGGATCGGTTGGGCCTATGATCTGAAGAGCGTGTCCGAGGACATGGTAAAAAAACGCGTGGAAAGAATGGGCGACGGTAGTTACGAGGTGTGGGGCTGA
- the LOC137001255 gene encoding uncharacterized protein, with the protein MDLRGFLIIAVLNFWLRGTKGIIGYDCGSASTNITTLSLLGIEECDIPQPEVAAQKIYIQLLQINEFTSARVIQCKIEIDRLIRRCGMFSHSMDVYNGKHAYIEEVSRDACQRMHMYGTYEIGNTRITGLKSNQTATRPVTLAGHVNNDGTCSGTTYSDPFGTWEKAVVLATIKITLQDYIADVKINTNRVQLRSGVTCALSATHCTDIEGGDTYWASMPTDTCRFGTYGVLYEGYAHRIIDVVNKQQQIVYSMTTEDTVFALASRDSYSTCGYTLFHTEHPKLVIFETSPGVAIFKKESRIANLDIFTYMNSKFVYVEKHVRTQFSELYKNILLQQCQLEQKILHNSLAIATQSPDVFAYHFMKGPGYMALLAGEVIHIVKCVPVEVRVAHTEECYDQLPVTRENRTQFLTPQTHILLRQGTQITCNLFAPPMYLLGDAWYRLTPKPIHTVPPMTMKPMTTPSWKYISPGSLATSGIYTERDLSDLRDHIMFPAERPAMLNTLARGMMGHSTIMHDGGSFANFLDEASVEKIAISAWQKFWNRFLIFGNISAGFLGIYLAVRAVKLILDTIVHGYALHTVYGWSIYLLGAIWDSLTQLLLHLKLKKPRDENREATQPPAERNPIEDSSQRGTYPLLPAKDASTYTFALKD; encoded by the coding sequence ATGGATCTCCgaggatttttaataatcgccGTGCTAAATTTTTGGTTACGCGGCACTAAAGGCATAATAGGATATGACTGCGGATCTGCATCGACGAACATTACGACTCTATCATTACTGGGGATAGAGGAATGTGATATACCACAGCCAGAAGTAGCAGctcaaaagatttatatacaattgctacaaattaacgaatttaccTCCGCGAGAGTTATACaatgcaaaatagaaatagacagATTAATCAGGAGATGCGGAATGTTCTCTCACTCCATGGACGTGTACAACGGAAAACACGCGTATATAGAAGAGGTATCAAGAGACGCCTGCCAACGAATGCATATGTATGGTACTTACGAAATCGGGAATACTCGAATAACAGGATTGAAATCCAATCAAACTGCAACACGACCGGTAACACTGGCCGGACACGTGAACAATGATGGCACCTGTTCCGGAACAACGTATAGCGATCCATTTGGCACATGGGAAAAAGCCGTGGTACTCGcaaccataaaaattacactacAGGATTATATAGCTGACGTGAAGATAAACACGAACCGAGTCCAACTGAGGTCTGGAGTGACCTGCGCGTTGAGCGCAACACATTGCACTGACATCGAGGGTGGGGATACCTACTGGGCATCCATGCCCACGGATACCTGCAGGTTCGGCACTTATGGAGTATTATATGAAGGATATGCACACAGAATAATAGACGTCGTCAACAAACAACAGCAAATTGTTTATTCCATGACTACAGAAGACACAGTTTTTGCATTGGCAAGCAGAGACTCCTATTCGACTTGTGGATACACTCTTTTCCACACGGAACAtccaaaattagtaattttcgaAACTTCACCAGgcgtagcaatttttaaaaaagaatcacgCATAGCTAATTTGGACATCTTCACCTATATGAACtctaaatttgtatatgtagaGAAACATGTGCGGACTCAATTTAGTGAACtatacaagaatattttactgcaACAATGTCAGCtcgaacaaaaaatattacacaattcatTAGCCATAGCCACCCAATCGCCGGATGTCTTCGCTTATCACTTCATGAAGGGACCAGGATACATGGCCTTACTAGCTGGCGAAGTAATACACATAGTAAAATGTGTGCCTGTCGAAGTAAGAGTAGCACACACCGAAGAATGCTATGATCAATTGCCTGTGACGCGAGAAAAcagaacacaatttttaacaccGCAAACCCATATACTGTTACGACAAGGAACGCAGATTACGTGCAATTTATTCGCACCACCCATGTATCTTCTGGGAGATGCATGGTATAGACTCACTCCTAAACCAATACATACAGTACCGCCGATGACCATGAAACCGATGACAACACCGAGCTGGAAATACATTAGCCCCGGATCACTTGCTACCAGCGGCATATATACTGAAAGAGATTTAAGCGATCTCAGGGATCATATTATGTTTCCTGCTGAGAGACCCGCAATGTTAAACACCTTGGCCAGAGGAATGATGGGCCACTCTACGATTATGCACGATGGAGGATCTTTTGCAAACTTCCTAGATGAGGCATCAGTTGAAAAAATAGCTATCTCGGCATGGCAGAAATTTTGGAATCGATTCCTAATTTTCGGCAATATAAGCGCTggatttttaggaatttactTGGCAGTAAGAGCAGTAAAACTAATACTGGATACCATTGTGCATGGCTATGCTCTACACACAGTATACGGATGGTCCATATATTTGCTTGGAGCCATCTGGGACTCGTTAACTCAGCTCCTATTACacttaaaactgaaaaaaccaCGCGATGAAAACCGAGAAGCTACACAACCACCCGCAGAACGAAACCCGATAGAAGACTCTTCACAGAGGGGAACCTACCCCCTACTACCTGCAAAGGACGCATCCACTTATACATTCGCACTGAAGGATTGa